One Sodalinema gerasimenkoae IPPAS B-353 DNA segment encodes these proteins:
- a CDS encoding NADP-dependent isocitrate dehydrogenase, with product MYEKIAPPTTGEKVTFKDGEPVVPDNPIIPFIRGDGTGVDIWPATQKVIDAAVSKAYSDKRQISWFKIYAGDEACEQYGQFQYLPEDTLQAIREYGIAIKGPLTTPIGGGIRSLNVALRQINDLYACVRPCKYYLGTPSPHKSPEKLDVIVYRENTEDIYLGIEWAQGSDIANQLIKHLNEDLIPATPEHGKKQIPLDSGIGIKPISKLGSQRLVRRAIKHALRLPKEKQMVTLVHKGNIMKYTEGAFRVWGYELATTEFRDECVTERESWILSNKEANPDISLEDNARKLEPGYDSLTPEKKSEACEEVKAVLEAIWETHGNGKWKEKIMVNDRIADSIFQQIQTRPAEYSILATMNLNGDYLSDAAAAIVGGLGMAPGANIGDTCAIFEATHGTAPKHAGLDRINPGSVILSSVMMLEYMGWDEAAELIQKGLGAAISNGEVTYDLARLLEPAVEPLKCSQFADAIIAHFDD from the coding sequence ATGTACGAAAAAATTGCCCCCCCCACCACTGGCGAAAAAGTCACCTTCAAAGATGGCGAACCCGTCGTTCCCGATAACCCGATTATCCCCTTCATCCGGGGAGACGGGACGGGTGTCGATATCTGGCCCGCCACCCAGAAAGTCATTGACGCTGCGGTCAGCAAAGCCTACAGCGATAAACGTCAGATTAGCTGGTTCAAAATCTACGCCGGAGACGAAGCCTGCGAACAATATGGGCAATTTCAGTATCTCCCCGAAGATACCCTGCAAGCCATCCGCGAGTATGGAATCGCCATCAAAGGCCCTCTCACCACCCCCATCGGCGGTGGGATTCGCTCCCTCAACGTGGCCTTGCGACAAATTAACGACCTTTACGCCTGCGTTCGTCCCTGTAAATATTATCTGGGAACTCCCTCCCCCCACAAAAGTCCCGAAAAACTCGATGTCATCGTCTATCGGGAAAATACCGAAGACATCTATCTGGGGATTGAATGGGCCCAAGGAAGCGACATCGCCAACCAACTCATCAAACATCTCAACGAGGATTTAATTCCCGCCACCCCAGAACATGGGAAAAAACAGATTCCCCTCGATTCGGGAATTGGCATCAAACCCATTAGCAAACTCGGATCTCAGCGACTCGTGCGTCGGGCCATCAAACACGCCTTGCGTCTCCCCAAAGAGAAACAGATGGTGACCCTAGTTCACAAGGGAAACATCATGAAATACACCGAAGGCGCATTTCGCGTCTGGGGGTATGAACTTGCCACCACCGAGTTTCGCGACGAATGCGTCACTGAACGGGAATCTTGGATTTTGAGCAACAAAGAAGCCAACCCCGACATTAGCCTAGAAGACAACGCTCGCAAACTCGAACCCGGTTACGACTCCCTCACCCCCGAGAAAAAATCTGAAGCCTGTGAGGAAGTTAAAGCCGTTCTCGAAGCCATTTGGGAGACTCATGGAAACGGAAAGTGGAAAGAGAAGATCATGGTGAACGATCGCATCGCCGATAGTATCTTCCAACAAATCCAAACCCGTCCCGCCGAATACTCCATTTTGGCGACCATGAACCTCAACGGCGACTATCTCTCCGACGCCGCCGCTGCCATTGTCGGAGGCTTAGGAATGGCTCCAGGAGCCAACATTGGCGACACCTGCGCCATCTTTGAAGCCACCCATGGAACCGCTCCCAAACACGCCGGACTCGATCGCATCAACCCCGGTTCTGTCATCCTCTCCAGCGTCATGATGTTGGAGTATATGGGATGGGACGAAGCGGCCGAACTGATCCAAAAAGGACTCGGGGCCGCCATTTCCAACGGTGAAGTCACCTATGACCTGGCCCGTCTATTGGAACCCGCCGTTGAACCCCTGAAATGTTCTCAGTTTGCCGATGCCATCATCGCCCATTTTGACGACTAG
- a CDS encoding helicase-related protein, with protein MVATVAEDLGRVFEVGFNVGILTAIAQENLSHNFGNQYQQDLQNLNFSEMLDRICKSSNLIDPREIERLKTWGLFLLQKGWLSGFNFFREYLNSLGKATADREILYYQCCFTGDNSVGTLNQDEPREIEAWLSQLGLSFTDCSYEHLRRYRDKGGFLRADTLILLRRRRTLRLLVVDLSVFSVREAADLLNLQDTTLNHHRRLLRREISYLKSKSVFASLRLDNGEPEDLDWEFSKDLRRYFTAFKREDKEVSKLIQAGSYGYSFYEFLQDPQLGLWEKVGKQDFLINVVGYSDRSLSIMSLNPQHPQHLNFLATCQDIYHNEPRDVEITDARRDLLQVIRRNASRSFQGGREFVKRLSEIQGDQINVIPPHQEVIDNFASTLALRSRHAEAVQAGLTSDKPLLFLAGNPGIGKTTAIVEFLKSHIEDGFLFFYVSPRKQVNLDIIEKFKDSQTQQLCDPRLLALTTNSALLDRYPGEKVVNSLSGQHSGEMSCRGVRFIPFAESPPPQKSSQRFLRRETDRHLRPSKNHKPGVLSTLCQGIDTAIQEPLSNAIIATACIQALRITKTKTHTLRHFERIFQDFYYRDRGQVDFSRMQGMSRRLKHLFIMIDEVTGDQSGVDFLHAMTEIIHKYQLNNPQSGFNLKLIVADASIVERGVIQQHLSDKEPEPDKIFVRHLRELRSPGEIHVESLAFKKGPLKHLQGQVINANSYPANRLKLTYKVFVESVRFKPELTSEKMGKLSKKVQEQILTDLNQLRQDYPETQILVYIQDKQRLQDLIDSIKAEETFEKNKDYLEVHADLSDEERGKIREFQDRVSVVFMTSSASRGLSFPKAQHILLDVPRFQVEQNLMEIIQVMYRGRGQFWENGEWRSLDESEKAVTFYLGDRAVYYGEEHRDLAIQESLLSLLTLLVILKTAIMTRITGSGQIGREQFMMIPIGGKSVSMSGQSLSGQLAALIDKLEKEHRRDRRNITVKELAKRLRSLLSQGEFILTEEDRKEQEGMSYLRMRSHLNQEFANCCNPLAGLLSFPKLELGHICGSLLLVPMSEQQLNETYTMGLRTIQTSVSSELLKQMIAIRESSEYSPNLQQLMEWGIQLIRELQSPHDYTQRLQQGQSWSDQYYIIPLFAFLLGDIMAEYFQSGVVEPETQEFRSLLREYLRQLYPTDNLLPIGDRYREFPFLIFRSYSLEQMRSRLFTDRYLITSNELNLLNLILGND; from the coding sequence ATGGTTGCAACGGTTGCGGAAGATTTAGGACGAGTGTTTGAGGTGGGGTTTAATGTTGGGATTTTAACGGCGATCGCACAAGAAAATCTCAGCCATAATTTTGGGAATCAGTATCAACAAGATTTGCAAAACTTAAACTTTTCCGAGATGTTAGATCGCATCTGTAAAAGTTCCAATCTGATTGATCCTCGTGAAATTGAAAGACTGAAAACTTGGGGACTGTTTCTCCTGCAAAAAGGCTGGCTGTCTGGGTTTAACTTTTTTCGAGAATACTTGAACTCTTTGGGAAAGGCGACGGCTGATCGAGAAATTCTCTACTATCAATGTTGTTTTACAGGAGATAACAGCGTAGGAACCTTAAACCAGGATGAACCTCGGGAAATTGAGGCTTGGCTGTCTCAACTGGGACTTAGTTTTACCGACTGCTCATATGAGCATCTGCGGCGATATCGAGATAAAGGGGGATTTCTGAGAGCCGATACCCTAATTTTGCTGCGACGTCGACGAACGTTGAGGCTGTTGGTAGTAGATTTGTCGGTGTTTTCCGTTCGCGAGGCGGCGGATTTGCTGAATTTGCAAGATACCACCCTGAATCATCATCGCCGTTTGTTGCGACGGGAGATCAGTTACCTAAAATCCAAGAGTGTGTTTGCGAGTTTGCGTTTGGATAATGGGGAACCCGAGGATCTCGATTGGGAGTTCTCGAAAGATCTGCGGCGATATTTCACGGCCTTTAAGCGAGAGGATAAGGAAGTTAGTAAATTGATTCAAGCGGGAAGTTATGGCTATAGCTTCTATGAGTTTTTGCAAGATCCGCAACTGGGGTTGTGGGAGAAAGTCGGGAAACAGGATTTCTTGATCAATGTGGTGGGATATAGCGATCGCTCCCTCAGTATTATGTCCCTCAATCCGCAACATCCGCAACATCTCAATTTTCTAGCCACCTGTCAGGATATCTATCACAATGAACCTCGGGATGTTGAGATCACTGATGCGAGACGGGATCTGTTACAGGTGATTCGCCGCAATGCGTCTCGTAGTTTTCAGGGGGGACGGGAGTTTGTCAAGAGATTATCCGAGATTCAAGGGGATCAGATTAACGTGATTCCCCCTCACCAGGAGGTGATTGATAATTTTGCGTCAACTCTGGCGTTGCGATCGCGACATGCGGAGGCGGTTCAAGCTGGCTTAACTTCAGATAAACCGTTGCTATTTCTCGCGGGAAATCCGGGAATTGGGAAAACCACGGCGATTGTTGAGTTTTTGAAGTCTCATATTGAGGATGGGTTCCTCTTTTTCTATGTCAGTCCTCGCAAACAAGTCAACTTAGATATTATTGAGAAGTTCAAAGATTCCCAAACTCAGCAGTTATGTGATCCGCGTCTGTTGGCGTTAACCACCAATTCGGCGTTATTGGATCGCTACCCTGGCGAGAAAGTGGTGAACAGCCTCTCGGGACAGCATTCGGGTGAGATGTCTTGTCGAGGAGTCCGCTTTATTCCCTTTGCTGAAAGTCCTCCTCCTCAAAAATCGTCCCAGCGATTCTTGCGTCGAGAAACTGACCGCCATCTGCGTCCATCAAAAAATCACAAGCCAGGGGTTTTGTCAACCCTTTGTCAAGGAATTGATACTGCAATTCAAGAACCTCTTTCCAATGCAATTATCGCCACAGCCTGCATTCAAGCCTTGCGGATTACCAAAACTAAAACGCATACTCTGAGACATTTTGAGAGGATATTTCAGGATTTTTATTATCGAGATCGCGGACAAGTTGATTTTTCCCGAATGCAAGGGATGTCCCGTCGCCTGAAACATCTATTTATTATGATTGATGAGGTCACGGGTGATCAAAGTGGGGTGGATTTCTTGCACGCCATGACGGAGATTATCCATAAGTATCAACTCAACAATCCTCAATCGGGGTTTAATCTCAAGCTGATTGTCGCCGATGCGTCGATTGTGGAGAGGGGGGTGATTCAGCAGCATTTAAGTGATAAGGAACCTGAACCGGATAAGATTTTTGTGCGTCATCTGCGGGAGTTGCGATCGCCAGGGGAGATTCACGTGGAATCCCTGGCGTTTAAAAAAGGTCCGTTGAAACACCTGCAAGGACAGGTGATTAACGCCAATTCCTATCCCGCCAATCGGCTTAAGTTAACCTATAAAGTCTTCGTGGAGTCTGTTCGCTTTAAGCCGGAGTTAACCTCTGAGAAAATGGGAAAACTCTCGAAAAAGGTTCAGGAGCAGATATTAACGGATCTCAATCAACTGCGTCAGGATTATCCTGAAACGCAGATTTTAGTTTATATCCAAGATAAGCAACGATTGCAAGATTTGATTGACTCCATTAAGGCTGAGGAGACGTTTGAGAAGAACAAAGACTATTTAGAGGTTCATGCGGATTTAAGTGATGAGGAGCGAGGGAAAATCCGGGAGTTTCAGGATCGGGTTTCGGTGGTGTTTATGACCTCCTCGGCCAGTCGGGGATTGTCGTTTCCTAAAGCTCAACATATTTTGTTGGATGTTCCCCGCTTTCAGGTGGAACAAAATTTAATGGAAATTATCCAGGTGATGTATCGGGGTCGCGGTCAGTTTTGGGAGAATGGTGAGTGGCGGAGTTTGGATGAGAGCGAGAAAGCGGTGACCTTTTATTTGGGCGATCGCGCGGTGTATTATGGTGAAGAGCATCGAGATTTAGCGATTCAAGAAAGTCTCTTGAGTCTGTTGACGCTGTTGGTGATTCTCAAAACGGCGATTATGACTCGAATTACTGGCTCGGGTCAAATTGGACGAGAGCAGTTTATGATGATTCCCATTGGCGGAAAGTCGGTTTCGATGTCGGGTCAAAGCTTGAGCGGTCAATTGGCGGCGTTGATTGATAAGTTGGAGAAAGAACATCGCCGCGATCGCCGTAATATAACAGTTAAAGAGTTGGCGAAACGGTTGCGATCGCTGCTAAGTCAGGGTGAGTTTATTCTGACGGAAGAAGACCGGAAAGAGCAGGAGGGGATGTCTTATTTAAGGATGCGATCGCACCTCAATCAAGAGTTCGCCAACTGTTGCAATCCTCTCGCTGGATTATTGAGCTTTCCCAAATTAGAATTAGGTCATATTTGCGGGAGTTTACTACTGGTTCCCATGAGTGAACAGCAGTTAAATGAAACCTATACTATGGGACTCAGGACGATTCAAACCTCCGTCTCGTCAGAGTTACTCAAGCAGATGATTGCGATTCGTGAAAGTTCAGAGTATTCTCCCAATCTTCAGCAGTTAATGGAATGGGGAATCCAGTTAATCCGTGAGTTACAATCCCCTCATGACTATACTCAGCGACTTCAACAGGGTCAGAGTTGGTCGGATCAGTATTATATAATTCCCTTGTTTGCGTTTCTCTTGGGAGATATCATGGCTGAGTATTTCCAGTCGGGAGTCGTTGAACCCGAAACACAGGAGTTTCGCTCGCTGCTGAGGGAGTATTTACGCCAATTGTATCCGACTGATAATCTGTTACCGATTGGCGATCGCTATCGAGAGTTTCCGTTTCTGATTTTCCGTAGTTATAGTCTCGAACAGATGCGATCGAGGTTATTTACGGATCGCTATCTGATTACCTCTAATGAACTGAATCTGTTGAATTTGATTTTGGGGAATGATTAA
- a CDS encoding M61 family metallopeptidase: MIQATETRSQTPQSQTEVTFHYHVAMSQPQSHLLDITLEVRNWTASHLDLTFPVWTPGSYLVREYAKQIQELTAKNDSGTPLTWQKQSKNQWRIQTENQHNLSISYRLFANELTVRTNHFDDTHAYFNGAATFFYSPGLEHHPIEVTIHPHHPDWQIATTLPAVDNKPNCFYAADFDTLVDNPFEVGIQERRSFEVLGKPHELVVWGQGNLNLDRLVQDTKRIIELEANLFDGLPYDRYLFLLHLSAGGFGGLEHKTCCSLNYPRLAFQNRDRYRRFMQLVAHEFFHLWNVKRIRPKALEHFDYEAENYTPSLWFCEGATSYYDMLIPLWSKIYGGKAFLKIFSKDVTRFYNTPGRLVQPLSESSWDAWIKLYRRDANSDNSQISYYLKGEMVALMLDLTIRRNSQNARSLTDVLRQLWDEFGKPEIGYTPQQLQAAFETAAGQDLSEFFQRYIHGTEELPLSEYLEPFGLRIKTDEAKQPPFLGVRVSDDRGITLVDFVEAGSPAAEVGLEPGDELLAINRLRVNADGFGDRLQDFDAGDEIELSFFHQDELKMIGLTLTEPRPANYTVTTVDNPTPEQAQNLQAWLGVEMTSLKLNP; the protein is encoded by the coding sequence GTGATACAAGCGACTGAAACCCGTTCCCAAACTCCCCAATCCCAAACCGAGGTGACCTTCCACTACCATGTGGCCATGTCCCAGCCTCAATCCCACCTCCTGGATATCACCCTGGAGGTTCGCAACTGGACCGCTAGCCATCTGGACTTAACCTTCCCCGTCTGGACTCCCGGTTCCTATTTAGTCCGGGAATATGCGAAACAAATTCAAGAGTTGACCGCAAAAAACGATAGCGGAACCCCTCTAACCTGGCAAAAACAATCGAAGAATCAATGGCGGATTCAAACTGAAAATCAGCATAATCTCTCTATCTCCTATCGCCTTTTTGCTAACGAACTCACTGTTCGCACCAATCACTTCGATGATACCCATGCCTATTTTAATGGTGCGGCGACCTTTTTTTATAGTCCCGGACTTGAACATCACCCCATTGAAGTCACGATTCATCCTCACCATCCTGATTGGCAAATTGCCACAACTCTGCCAGCGGTAGACAACAAACCTAACTGCTTTTACGCCGCCGACTTCGATACGTTAGTGGATAATCCCTTTGAAGTCGGGATTCAAGAGCGTCGCAGTTTTGAGGTCTTAGGAAAACCCCATGAGTTGGTCGTTTGGGGACAAGGAAATCTCAATCTTGATCGCCTGGTTCAAGATACCAAACGTATCATTGAACTCGAAGCCAATCTCTTTGACGGCTTACCCTATGATCGCTATCTCTTTCTCCTCCACCTGTCCGCTGGTGGCTTTGGTGGTTTAGAACATAAAACCTGTTGTTCCCTCAACTATCCTCGCCTAGCCTTCCAAAATCGCGATCGCTACCGTCGTTTCATGCAATTGGTGGCCCATGAATTTTTCCATCTCTGGAATGTCAAACGAATTCGACCCAAGGCGTTAGAACACTTTGACTATGAGGCGGAAAACTACACCCCCTCCCTCTGGTTCTGTGAAGGGGCCACCAGCTATTATGATATGCTGATTCCCCTTTGGTCAAAAATTTATGGCGGGAAAGCATTTTTGAAGATTTTTAGTAAAGATGTCACCCGCTTTTACAACACCCCTGGACGTTTGGTGCAACCGCTGAGTGAGTCCAGTTGGGATGCTTGGATTAAACTCTATCGCCGTGACGCCAACAGTGATAATTCGCAAATTTCCTATTATCTCAAAGGGGAAATGGTGGCGTTGATGTTGGATTTAACCATTCGCCGTAATAGCCAAAACGCGCGATCGCTCACCGATGTCTTGCGTCAACTTTGGGATGAGTTTGGCAAACCCGAAATTGGCTATACTCCCCAACAACTACAAGCCGCCTTTGAAACCGCAGCGGGTCAGGATTTGAGCGAGTTTTTCCAACGCTACATCCACGGAACCGAGGAGTTACCTTTAAGTGAGTATCTCGAACCCTTTGGCTTACGGATTAAAACCGATGAAGCCAAACAACCGCCATTTCTGGGAGTACGGGTGAGTGACGATCGCGGAATCACCCTTGTCGATTTCGTTGAAGCCGGTTCCCCAGCGGCTGAAGTGGGATTGGAACCAGGAGACGAACTGCTGGCGATTAATCGCTTGCGAGTCAACGCTGATGGCTTCGGCGATCGCCTGCAAGATTTTGACGCGGGGGATGAGATTGAACTGAGTTTCTTCCATCAGGATGAACTGAAAATGATAGGTCTAACTCTCACCGAACCCCGTCCCGCCAATTATACGGTGACGACAGTCGATAACCCCACTCCTGAACAGGCTCAAAATTTACAGGCTTGGTTAGGGGTGGAGATGACGAGTCTCAAATTGAATCCCTAA
- a CDS encoding cysteine desulfurase family protein: protein MLPIYLDYHATTPVDPRVIDVMTDTLTHHFGNASSIDHPYGDRAAAQVKTAKQHLATLIGASPRDILFTSGATESINLAIQGCLRDTPLKILLNPLEHKAVLDTCEAIARRGQAQLHYLTPTATGQLDLEEIDRYCCQGIDLLCVMAANNEIGTLYPVEAIAKIAQTHQVPYLCDGSQAVGKLPFQFRDWGLTFLALSGHKFYAPQGCGALVVRPQTPLTPLLYGGGQQRGQRPGTLNLPGIVALGEAARLRTLEMETDESRIARQRDRLQSILQANIPQLQINGDLDHRLAGNLHLSIPGIPNSAIIARVRDRLAISTGSACTSGVETPSHVLRAIGLSESAIEGSLRIGLGKFTRDADLDEAATILSQNLLAIQKIMSR from the coding sequence ATGCTTCCCATCTACCTCGACTACCACGCTACCACCCCCGTCGATCCGCGCGTCATCGACGTGATGACCGACACCCTCACCCACCACTTCGGGAACGCCAGTAGCATTGACCACCCCTACGGCGATCGCGCCGCCGCACAAGTCAAAACCGCCAAACAGCATCTGGCCACCCTCATTGGCGCATCTCCTCGGGATATCCTCTTCACCTCCGGCGCAACGGAAAGCATCAACCTCGCCATTCAGGGATGTTTGCGGGACACCCCCCTCAAGATTCTCCTCAACCCCCTCGAACATAAAGCCGTCCTCGATACCTGCGAGGCGATCGCCCGACGAGGACAGGCCCAACTCCACTATCTCACCCCCACCGCCACCGGACAACTCGACCTAGAGGAGATTGACCGCTACTGTTGCCAGGGAATCGACCTGCTGTGCGTCATGGCCGCCAACAACGAAATTGGCACCCTCTATCCCGTGGAGGCGATCGCCAAAATCGCCCAAACCCACCAGGTCCCCTATCTCTGCGACGGCTCCCAAGCGGTTGGAAAACTCCCCTTCCAATTTCGCGACTGGGGACTCACCTTTCTGGCTCTCTCGGGTCATAAATTCTACGCACCCCAAGGCTGTGGCGCGTTAGTCGTGCGTCCCCAAACCCCCCTTACTCCCCTCCTCTACGGCGGCGGCCAGCAACGGGGACAACGACCGGGAACCCTGAATCTACCGGGGATTGTCGCCTTAGGAGAAGCGGCCCGCCTACGGACCCTGGAAATGGAGACAGACGAATCGCGCATTGCTCGTCAACGCGATCGCCTCCAGTCCATCCTGCAAGCCAACATCCCCCAACTTCAAATTAACGGCGACCTCGACCATCGCCTCGCCGGAAACCTGCATCTCTCCATTCCTGGGATTCCCAACAGTGCCATTATCGCCCGAGTGCGCGATCGCCTAGCCATCTCCACCGGGTCCGCCTGCACCTCCGGCGTGGAAACCCCCTCCCATGTCCTGCGAGCCATTGGCCTATCGGAATCAGCCATTGAAGGCTCTCTCCGCATCGGCTTAGGGAAATTCACCCGTGATGCCGACCTGGACGAAGCCGCGACTATTCTGAGCCAGAACCTCCTAGCTATCCAGAAAATTATGTCAAGATAA
- a CDS encoding nucleotidyltransferase family protein, which produces MDKQQVLALVQCHRDRLEEFGVKALFLFGSVARDEATAESDVDILVEFHHPVGLFTLLRLESFLEELFGCSVDVGTPNSLRPYVRDSVLKEAIRAI; this is translated from the coding sequence ATGGATAAACAACAGGTTCTGGCGTTAGTTCAGTGTCATCGCGATCGCCTGGAGGAGTTTGGTGTGAAAGCCTTGTTTCTCTTCGGTTCTGTGGCGCGAGACGAGGCGACAGCGGAGAGTGATGTCGATATTTTGGTTGAGTTTCATCATCCCGTAGGGTTATTTACCTTGCTGCGCCTGGAGTCGTTTTTAGAGGAGCTTTTTGGCTGTTCGGTTGATGTGGGAACACCTAATTCACTGCGGCCTTATGTTCGTGATTCGGTATTGAAGGAGGCGATTCGTGCCATCTAG
- a CDS encoding HepT-like ribonuclease domain-containing protein, whose product MPSRSFLRRLQDVVAEIEVIESMTQGLTYQQFSDNPQVLRATLYSIAVIGEAISSGINDLEALDSSIPWFQIRGLRNRVIHEYFQVDSEVIWETLHSDLPILKKSLTDILESYPSV is encoded by the coding sequence GTGCCATCTAGGAGTTTTTTAAGACGACTTCAAGATGTCGTCGCTGAAATTGAGGTTATAGAAAGCATGACTCAGGGTTTAACCTACCAACAGTTTTCGGATAATCCCCAGGTTTTGCGTGCTACTTTGTATAGCATTGCTGTAATTGGCGAGGCAATTTCAAGTGGAATTAATGATTTAGAAGCACTCGATTCAAGCATTCCTTGGTTTCAAATTCGAGGACTCCGTAATCGTGTTATTCATGAATATTTCCAAGTTGATAGTGAGGTCATTTGGGAGACGCTACATTCAGACTTGCCGATTCTAAAAAAATCTCTAACAGATATTTTAGAGTCTTATCCGTCCGTATAA
- a CDS encoding AbrB/MazE/SpoVT family DNA-binding domain-containing protein: MTQEYRTSMAQDGSEQVLRIPPEFAMSERDVVLRKQDSLLVIQPVSDIPSETSLLSLLKSFSKIEDEFPDVDKNLQPLDDLNTPDSF; encoded by the coding sequence ATGACACAGGAGTACCGGACATCAATGGCTCAAGACGGTTCAGAACAGGTGTTAAGAATACCACCTGAGTTTGCTATGAGTGAACGAGATGTTGTATTACGTAAACAGGATTCTCTCTTGGTGATTCAACCTGTTTCTGATATACCTTCTGAGACCTCTTTACTATCTTTACTCAAGAGTTTTTCTAAAATTGAGGATGAGTTTCCTGATGTAGATAAAAATCTTCAACCTTTAGATGATCTCAACACTCCGGACAGTTTTTGA
- a CDS encoding DGQHR domain-containing protein — protein MILELKNVLKVEDQLGLVYYLGTLSPLNIKNLTFVPVVAKNTGNPESSTMLEERPQGGYQRAGDVKRMKKIKDFIMERSDCIIPPVLLSARGKWEFIPNGKNPQFGLLKVNDLAAIIDGQHRLGGLLQLAIDDEIPKELKERPIPFMAIDNIDPTTEEKEFIDINDNQKGVKKSLTRFLSRDQNFSGQAAYALMNDEESVFYGRIDSQKKYDWTLFLFGAAQECIELMFNHDFRVTKGFDPEQNSDLSQKAIQYILDYWKTVKNCMPELWSDIEKMPDLNQKRSKDYPGTRSFQYRLLEETGIRAFSKLASELFSMTWVNAAGSPAFEKIDIYLKAMSRREKVVRVLTKPKTDPTVLEIDPGLKSTGKAGVDAIFRHLKAELQQVIQEN, from the coding sequence ATGATTTTAGAATTGAAAAATGTCTTAAAAGTTGAAGATCAACTAGGTTTGGTCTATTATCTAGGAACTCTATCTCCTCTCAATATAAAAAATTTGACGTTTGTTCCTGTGGTTGCAAAGAACACAGGAAATCCCGAGTCATCTACGATGTTAGAGGAAAGGCCACAGGGAGGCTATCAAAGGGCTGGGGATGTAAAGCGAATGAAAAAAATAAAGGATTTTATCATGGAAAGAAGTGACTGTATCATCCCTCCAGTATTGTTGTCCGCTAGAGGTAAGTGGGAGTTTATTCCTAACGGCAAAAACCCTCAGTTTGGGCTACTCAAAGTTAATGATCTTGCTGCTATTATTGACGGGCAACACCGATTGGGGGGGCTGCTTCAGCTAGCTATCGATGATGAAATACCCAAAGAACTAAAAGAGCGGCCAATTCCTTTTATGGCGATTGATAATATTGATCCGACTACAGAAGAAAAAGAGTTTATAGACATCAATGATAATCAGAAAGGCGTCAAAAAGTCACTAACTCGCTTTCTATCTCGCGATCAAAACTTTTCTGGCCAAGCAGCTTATGCCTTAATGAATGATGAAGAATCAGTATTTTATGGTAGAATTGACAGCCAAAAAAAATACGATTGGACTTTATTTTTGTTCGGTGCAGCTCAGGAGTGTATCGAATTAATGTTTAATCATGACTTTAGGGTTACTAAAGGATTTGATCCTGAGCAAAATTCAGACCTTAGTCAAAAAGCAATCCAGTATATTTTAGATTACTGGAAAACCGTTAAAAATTGCATGCCCGAACTTTGGTCAGACATTGAAAAAATGCCAGATTTGAACCAAAAGCGTTCAAAGGACTATCCAGGCACTCGATCATTTCAGTACAGACTTTTAGAGGAGACGGGAATACGTGCTTTTTCTAAGTTGGCTTCTGAACTATTTAGTATGACGTGGGTAAATGCAGCAGGAAGTCCAGCGTTCGAAAAAATTGATATCTATCTCAAAGCAATGTCACGAAGGGAGAAAGTAGTACGAGTTTTAACTAAGCCTAAGACTGATCCAACAGTCTTAGAAATTGATCCTGGCTTAAAAAGCACAGGAAAAGCAGGAGTTGATGCTATATTCAGGCATCTAAAGGCGGAGTTGCAGCAGGTAATTCAAGAGAACTAA